The genomic DNA GTCGCGGCATGGGCGGACCCACCGTTGGGACGCGCGGCGGAGATGTTCCGCATCTGCACGGCCACCAGGTCCACGCCGCGTGCGGAAGCCTCGGCGAAGGCGAATTCTGCGGCTGCCCGCAGCGTCGCCGTGCCGTGGGCCACGAGCAGCACCGGGCCGACCGGGTTCGGCCTGCCGCGCACCACCAGCAGGGGACCGGACACGCGCGCGGACAGGTGTCCGGCGAGCGAGCCGTTGCGCAGGGTGCCGTACCGCCGTGTGCCATTGATTCCGACGACGGTCAGTGACGCGGTGCGCGACTCGCCCTCCAGCACGGTCCCGGGTTCGCCGACGAGGACTTCGCGCGCGATCCGCACGCCCGGTGCGGCGCTGCGGGCGCACCGCTCGGCCTCGGCCATCGCGTCCTTCGACGCGTGCCCGGCGGTCCGGCCCATCTCCCACGAAGGAATGCCGGACCACCCGTCTCCGGCCGGCCAGCCGACGGCCTGTGTCAGCTCCAGGCCGACTCCGAGCCGCTCGGCCTCACGCGCGGCGGCTTCCACCACCGCCAGATTCGACCGCGAACCGTCCACTCCCACGACCACCGGGCCACTCATCACAGTCCACCCTTCTCCAGGCACCCTCCCTGGATGGAGGAAGCGCTCCGCTGGACTCCAGACTCGTGCGGCCGACCGCACACCCACAGGGGCCGGACGGACCCCGTCGCCCCACCGACCGGCCCCCGTGTCCGTCGGACCCGCCGGTTCTTCGGACGGCACGGCGACCAGTCCACAACGCCGAAGGGCGGGGCGACGGACGGCCTGTGCCGTCGATCGTCGTCCCGCCCTCGGCCTCAGTGTTCGGTGAGCCTGGAACCGTCCGTGCGCAGGACGGCCAGTCGGTTGCGGTACTCCTCCTCGTCGATCTCCCCGTGGGCGAACCGGTCGGCGAGCACCTGCTCGGGCGGAGGCGACCCGAGGGGTTGCGGACGCTGAGAGGTATGGCTCAGGTTGCGGATGAGCAGGACGGCGACGGTCACGAGCAGGGCCCACAGCAGGACCGAGCCGATCGACATCGCGAACCAGTCCCAGCCGCTCATGTCGTGGTGGTTCCAGTACGTCATCACGGTGATCACATCCTCAGTCGTGCGGGACCACGGCGACCGGGCAGTCGACGTGATGGATGGCGGCGTGGGTCACGGGGCCGGTGCGGCGGCCGACCGGTCGCTGGGCGACGCGATGGCCGACGACGAGCAGACCCGCTCCGGAGGCGGCCCGGATCAGCGCGGTCTGGGGCCGGTCCTTCGTCACCGTGGCGACGACCTCGACGTCGGGATGCTTGTCGCGCCACAGTCGCAGCGCGCCGGTCAGGAGGTGCCGCCGCTCCTCGGCCCGACGCGGGTCGTCGAGCAGGTCGATCTCGCCGGGGCCGAGCCCGAGCACGGGTGTCTGCCAGGCGTGGACGACACGGAGCCGCGCGCCGCGCAGCCGGGCCGCCTCGAAGGC from Streptomyces sp. NBC_01478 includes the following:
- a CDS encoding universal stress protein encodes the protein MSGPVVVGVDGSRSNLAVVEAAAREAERLGVGLELTQAVGWPAGDGWSGIPSWEMGRTAGHASKDAMAEAERCARSAAPGVRIAREVLVGEPGTVLEGESRTASLTVVGINGTRRYGTLRNGSLAGHLSARVSGPLLVVRGRPNPVGPVLLVAHGTATLRAAAEFAFAEASARGVDLVAVQMRNISAARPNGGSAHAATADGEDVAPAGALSALSEQYPDVAVRCRRLRGRSRRGLIEASEDSRLLVVGVRDRFRFARLPLDPVCQVALHEADCPVALVRC
- a CDS encoding SHOCT domain-containing protein is translated as MTYWNHHDMSGWDWFAMSIGSVLLWALLVTVAVLLIRNLSHTSQRPQPLGSPPPEQVLADRFAHGEIDEEEYRNRLAVLRTDGSRLTEH